The following are encoded together in the Bactrocera neohumeralis isolate Rockhampton chromosome 6, APGP_CSIRO_Bneo_wtdbg2-racon-allhic-juicebox.fasta_v2, whole genome shotgun sequence genome:
- the LOC126762847 gene encoding uncharacterized protein LOC126762847, with protein MDPNTTHSDLYDLPHDQPHAESHITFANDYEKEKEESTLDDILIRIGQLGPFQLIILLLICLAMLFSAIFSITYVFTASSVVHRCKIPECDSASSNYEENWTQFSIPTKNNGLDQCNRFVGNYTQNQVSQNESLGFCYAHNFDSNKKERCSDNNFIYRDKEVTIANEFNIYCEDEWKLTLVGTIGNVGQFVGIPLGGFISDRYGRRTALAYGGFFSALLGLLRSFAPSYASFLIFEFLDNIASSPMYSVCFILGIELVGPKRRVMACSLITIFYAIGEVALGLVAKYYQNWRVILRIVYIPAVVFITYIWILPESIRWLLSQAKEEDAKNILQRAARMNKRKLSTGSLDKLILANRVKLATATGGRFPIKESFKKLTWRIINCSFCWIIVVLVYYGISLNAVLLDGDKYNNFIFIALIEIPGFFLPLAIMPRFGRRYSLCGTMLLSGLCCLITTFLPSDQFVWRLILFLIGKLMITAAFQVLYFFTSEIFPTNVRNSLLSFCSMVGRVGSMLAPQTPLLAKYDESAPAILFAICAITSGVLSLFFPETTDVILPTTVHDAHIIGAKASKNKTEVNASENSIQFHYSIGNMQSNSGSVTQSIESLPATNSSKEESTLDAILIRLGEFGRFQIVILVLTCLPVLFNAVSSVTYIFTAGNVAHRCNLTECDGPQSAYDEPWVKYAIPLKGRDLDQCQRYAHIVITNWTITSEDEQHCTADLFDDKKTQNCPDNNFIFRDEEVTISNEFGIYCNDEWKLTLTGTINNVGQFVGIPLGGLISDKYGRRNALAFGGVLSALFGIMRSFTTSYVPFLVFEFLDNVANSSLYSICFIIGIELVGPSKRVFACSVITIFYAIGEILLAVVSMYFPNWRIMLRIFYIPALAMISYYWVLPESVRWLLSQERETEATDILKRVAQKNKRRLSDPTLEKLILANREKLNSQSGGRFPLREAFGKLFFRIANCSLSWVVTVLVYYGLSLNAVLLGGNKYYNFILIALVEIPGFFIPCLTMDRYGRRYSLCGFMLLSGICCLCTVFVDSEKYYLQLSLFLVGKLAITAAFQVLYFFTSEIFPTNLRNSLMSFCSMVGRFGSMVAPQTPLLISFLVSFQAKYYENAPAIIFAVCALVSGCLALLFPETSNTILPTTVHEADKIGNRKSSDNPNSSKFNLDNESTYM; from the exons ATGGATCCCAATACGACGCATAGCGATCTGTATGATTTGCCGCATGACCAGCCACATGCAGAGTCGCATATTACATTCGCCAACGattatgaaaaagaaaaggaagagTCTACACTCGATGACATACTTATACGCATTGGACAATTGGGTCCATTTCAACTAATTATATTGCTATTGATTTGCTTGGCGATGTTGTTTAGCGCGATATTTTcgattacatatgtatttacggcgAGTAGTGTAGTGCACAG ATGTAAAATTCCTGAATGCGATAGCGCTTCAAGCAATTACGAGGAGAACTGGACCCAATTTAGCATTCCCACGAAAAATAATGGTTTGGATCAATGTAATCGTTTTGTGGGTAATTATACACAGAATCAAGTGTCACAAAATGAGTCACTCGGGTTCTGTTATGCGCATAATTTTGACAGCAACAAGAAGGAGCGCTGTTCGGACAACAATTTCATATATCGTGATAAGGAAGTAACTATAGCAAATGAG TTCAATATTTACTGCGAGGATGAATGGAAATTGACGCTGGTGGGCACAATAGGCAACGTGGGACAATTTGTCGGCATACCATTGGGTGGTTTTATATCCGATCG CTATGGTCGACGCACCGCGCTCGCTTATGGTGGTTTCTTTAGCGCACTATTGGGTTTACTGCGCTCGTTTGCGCCCAGCTACGCGTCGTTTctaattttcgaatttctcgATAACATCGCGTCGAGTCCTATGTACTCTGTTTGCTTCATTTTAGGCATTGAATTAGTCGGTCCGAAACGTCGTGTTATGGCTTGCAGTCTTATTACCATTTTCTATGCCATCGGCGAGGTAGCACTTGGACTTGTggcaaaatattatcaaaattgGCGTGTCATTTTACGTATTGTTTACATACCGGCCGTAGTATTTATCACATATATTTGGATACTACCGGAGAGCATACGTTGGCTGTTGAGTCAGGCTAAGGAGGAGGATGCCAAGAACATATTGCAACGTgctgcgagaatgaataaacgCAAACTTTCCACAGGTTCGCTGGATAAATTGATTTTGGCGAATCGCGTGAAATTGGCTACGGCGACAGGTGGTCGTTTCCCAATTAAAGAATCTTTTAAAAAACTAACATGGCGCATAATAAATTGCTCCTTCTGTTGGATTATCGTTGTGCTCGTCTATTATGGCATCAGTTTGAATGCGGTGCTTTTGGATGGCGATAAATACaacaatttcatatttattgcgCTTATCGAGATACCTGGCTTTTTTCTGCCACTGGCTATCATGCCTCGCTTTGGTAGAAGGTACTCACTGTGCGGCACAATGCTGTTGAGTGGCTTGTGCTGTTTGATAACGACTTTTCTACCGTCTG ATCAGTTCGTTTGGCGTTTAATACTGTTTCTAATTGGCAAGCTGATGATTACGGCAGCTTTTCAAGTGTTGTACTTTTTCACATCGGAAATCTTTCCGACAAATGTACGGAATAGTTTGCTTTCGTTCTGTTCGATGGTGGGTCGTGTGGGCTCCATGTTAGCGCCACAAACGCCGCTGTTG GCGAAGTACGATGAAAGCGCTCCCGCCATTTTATTTGCGATTTGTGCGATTACAAGCGGAGTTTTGTCGCTTTTCTTTCCGGAAACGACAGATGTTATATTGCCAACAACAGTGCATGATGCACACATCATAGGCGCAAAGGCctctaaaaataaaactgaagtGAATGCTAGTGAGAACTCA ATTCAATTTCACTACTCAATTGGAAATATGCAATCCAACAGCGGTTCTGTGACACAAAGCATTGAATCATTGCCTGCCACCAACAGCAGCAAGGAGGAATCTACTTTAGATGCCATACTCATACGTTTAGGGGAATTTGGGCGCTTTCAGATCGTTATACTTGTGCTAACTTGCCTGCCAGTTCTATTTAATGCCGTATCGTCGGTCACATATATTTTCACAGCTGGAAATGTGGCGCACAG GTGCAATCTCACGGAATGCGACGGACCACAGAGTGCTTACGATGAGCCATGGGTTAAATATGCCATACCATTAAAGGGTCGTGATCTAGATCAGTGTCAACGATACGCGCACATAGTAATTACAAACTGGACCATTACAAGTGAAGATGAACAACATTGTACGGCAGATTTATTTGATGACAAGAAGACGCAGAACTGTCCTgacaataatttcatatttcgCGATGAAGAAGTGACCATATCGAATGAA TTCGGCATCTACTGTAATGATGAGTGGAAGCTGACGCTCACCGGTACCATTAATAATGTAGGACAATTTGTCGGTATACCATTAGGTGGTTTGATATCGGATAA ataCGGTCGTCGTAATGCACTCGCGTTTGGTGGCGTACTAAGCGCCTTATTTGGGATTATGCGCTCGTTTACTACCTCCTATGTGCCATTTCTGGTCTTCGAGTTCCTCGACAACGTCGCCAATAGCTCACTCTATTCCATTTGCTTTATTATTGGCATTGAGCTGGTGGGTCCCAGCAAGCGCGTATTTGCCTGCAGTGTAATTACGATCTTCTACGCTATCGGCGAAATACTCTTAGCCGTGGTCTCTATGTACTTTCCGAATTGGCGTATTATGCTACGTATATTTTACATACCGGCATTGGCTATGATCTCCTATTACTGGGTACTGCCGGAGAGCGTGCGTTGGCTGTTAAGTCAGGAACGTGAAACCGAAGCTACCGACATACTGAAGCGTGTGGCGCAAAAAAATAAACGTAGACTTTCCGATCCAACGTTAGAGAAATTGATTTTGGCTAATCGTGAGAAGCTAAACAGTCAAAGCGGTGGTCGTTTCCCTTTGCGTGAGGCTTTCGGCAAATTATTCTTTCGTATTGCAAACTGTTCGCTTTCTTGGGTAGTGACGGTGCTGGTCTACTATGGTCTCAGTTTGAACGCGGTGCTATTGGGCGgtaataaatattacaatttcaTATTGATTGCGCTTGTGGAAATTCCCGGTTTTTTCATACCCTGTCTGACGATGGATCGATATGGTCGACGATATTCGCTATGCGGTTTTATGTTACTCAGTGGTATATGCTGTCTGTGTACGGTGTTTGTGGATTCAG aaaaatattatcTACAGTTGAGCTTGTTTCTAGTGGGTAAGCTTGCAATCACCGCAGCGTTCCAAGTTTTATACTTTTTCACTTCGGAAATATTTCCAACGAACTTGCGCAACAGTTTGATGTCTTTTTGCTCGATGGTCGGCCGTTTCGGTTCAATGGTAGCGCCACAGACGCCTTTGTTG